The DNA sequence TCCAGAAAGGTGTATTGATCTGTGGTTCTGGTATCGGTATGTCCATCGCATCAAATCGTTTTGAAGGTGTACGAGCAGCTCTCTGTTATACTGAAGAATTAGCTGTGCTGAGCCGTCTGCATAATGATGCAAATGTGTTGTGCATGGGGGCCAGAACTCAATCTATTGATTCAATGAAAAGCATCCTGAAGCTCTGGCTTGATACTGCCTGGGAAGGCGAACGTCATGCTGTCAGGGTGGGAAAAATAGAATCAAACGCACGAGGTCAACATGTTAAATGATCTTAAAGTTGCAGATTCCCGGATCTACGCAGCCATCATGGCCGAACGTGACCGGGAAAGCGGTACGCTGGAATTGATCGCATCTGAAAATTTTGTTAGCAAGGCTGTCTTGCAGGCCGCCGGAAGCGTAATGACCAACAAATATGCTGAAGGCTATCCTGGAAAGCGCTACTACGGTGGATGCGATGCAGTCGATATAGCTGAGGATCTGGCTCGCGATAGAGTTAAAGAACTTTTTGGTGCAGAATATGCCAATGTTCAACCTCATTCCGGAAGCCAGGCAAACATGTCTGTGTATTTTACGCTCTTGAAACCCGGTGATACTGTCCTGGGAATGGATCTGGCTCATGGGGGACATTTAACTCATGGTTCTCCAGTCAATTTCTCAGGAAAGTTCTACAATATTGTAGCTTATGGCGTGGATCCCAAAACAGGTCGTATCGATTATGATATGGTCAGAGATCAGGCCGTAAAACACAAACCCAAGATGATTATTGCCGGCGGAAGTGCCTATCCTCGCCAGTATGATTTTAAAACTTTCCGCCAGATAGCCGATGAAGTGGGCGCCTTTCTTATGGCTGACGTGGCTCATCCAGCCGGTTTGATCGCAGCAGGAGAGCATCCCGACCCCTTGCCTCACTGTCATATAGTCACTTCTACCACCCACAAGACCCTGCGTGGTCCCCGAGGTGGGT is a window from the Candidatus Neomarinimicrobiota bacterium genome containing:
- the glyA gene encoding serine hydroxymethyltransferase, producing the protein MLNDLKVADSRIYAAIMAERDRESGTLELIASENFVSKAVLQAAGSVMTNKYAEGYPGKRYYGGCDAVDIAEDLARDRVKELFGAEYANVQPHSGSQANMSVYFTLLKPGDTVLGMDLAHGGHLTHGSPVNFSGKFYNIVAYGVDPKTGRIDYDMVRDQAVKHKPKMIIAGGSAYPRQYDFKTFRQIADEVGAFLMADVAHPAGLIAAGEHPDPLPHCHIVTSTTHKTLRGPRGGLVLMGQDFENTFGIVAPKSGRTKMMSELLDSTVMPGIQGGPLMHIIAAKAVAFGEALKPSFKTYAKQVIANAKALGETLNEFGFYLISGGTDNHLLLIDLTEKGISGKKAERVLEEAGMTTNKNMVPFDKRSPFVTSGIRIGTAALTTRGFKETDMRMIGGFIHDVIAEPDNESNLRLVRDKVAELVKGFPHYEDVE
- the rpiB gene encoding ribose 5-phosphate isomerase B; this encodes MKIAIGSDHAAYPAKEQIVQYLTDLGFEVLDQGTDSQDSCDYPDYAALVSRSIQSGLVQKGVLICGSGIGMSIASNRFEGVRAALCYTEELAVLSRLHNDANVLCMGARTQSIDSMKSILKLWLDTAWEGERHAVRVGKIESNARGQHVK